One stretch of Malus domestica chromosome 14, GDT2T_hap1 DNA includes these proteins:
- the LOC103455210 gene encoding GDSL esterase/lipase At5g62930-like isoform X2 codes for MLHPLQLFTVSSSKDSKKPPAAATIFFGANDAAVLGRTGERQHVPVEEYKENLRKIVLHLKECSPTILIVLITPPPVDEDGRNEFAQSLYGKDASGLPERTNEVTGVYAKKCIELAEEMGLRSINLWSAMQETEGWQKKFLSDGLHLTPEGNAVVHQEVVKVFSEAWLSAAEMPYDFPHHSEIDGKNPEKAFQQRCI; via the exons ATGCTGCATCCTCTGCAATTGTTTACTGTATCGTCTTCAAAG GATTCTAAGAAACCTCCTGCTGCTGCCACAATTTTCTTTGGGGCCAATGACGCAGCTGTTTTAGGCAGAACAGGTGAACGGCAACATGTTCCCGTTGAAGAGTACAAGGAGAATCTCAGAAAAATTGTTCTTCATCTCAAG GAGTGTTCTCCCACCATTTTGATTGTGCTTATTACTCCACCACCTGTTGACGAGGATGGCCGTAATGAATTTGCGCA ATCTTTATATGGTAAGGATGCTAGTGGACTTCCAGAAAGGACGAATGAAGTGACAGGAGTTTATGCGAAGAAGTGCATTGAGCTAGCTGAGGAAATGGGTCTACGCTCCATCAATCTTTGGTCCGCAATGCAGGAAACGGAGGGTTGGCAGAAGAAATTTCTAAG TGACGGGTTGCACCTAACACCAGAAGGCAATGCTGTTGTCCACCAAGAAGTCGTCAAAGTTTTCAGTGAAGCATGGCTTTCTGCCGCGGAAATGCCTTATGATTTCCCTCACCACTCAGAAATTGATGGGAAGAACCCTGAGAAAGCTTTCCAGCAACGATGCATATAA
- the LOC103418647 gene encoding uncharacterized protein isoform X3: MNQTDRTSATVDCSSPKMRIREGQEISPDDVVEEIGSSTERSAVALEKRGKMLAAKPKFGIGRNRVEVQVVRNRNSWFFCWFKKLRSQVFKVYTESDTAKADAGSRTCAAVNEVWTQENAAAFNAGLKSMEKRKGILGSSAANANVVRRALADVSNVKSNSSRFVGVMPRRKLGFNGYIR, from the exons ATGAATCAAACAGACAGAACCTCTGCAACGGTCGACTGTTCATCTCCGAAGATGAGAATCCGAGAAGGGCAAGAGATATCTCCAGACGACGTCGTGGAAG AAATTGGATCATCGACAGAGCGGAGCGCTGTGGCACTTGAAAAGCGAGGCAAAATGCTGGCTGCTAAG CCCAAATTCGGCATAGGACGGAATCGGGTTGAAGTTCAAGTGGTGCGGAACCGCAATTCTTGGTTCTTCTGCTGGTTTAAA AAGTTAAGGTCCCAAGTTTTTAAGGTTTATACAGAAAGTGACACTGCTAAAGCTGATGCCGGGAGCAG GACTTGTGCAGCGGTTAACGAAGTATGGACTCAGGAGAACGCAGCTGCTTTTAACG CTGGGCTGAAAAGTATGGAGAAGCGAAAAGGCATACTTGGTAGTTCGGCAG caaatgcaaatgttgtaagAAGGGCATTGGCTGATGTCAGCAACGTCAAAAGCAATTCTTCTAGGTTTGTGGGGGTGATGCCTCGAAGAAAGTTG GGTTTCAATGGGTACATCCGTTAG
- the LOC103418647 gene encoding uncharacterized protein isoform X2, with protein MNQTDRTSATVDCSSPKMRIREGQEISPDDVVEEIGSSTERSAVALEKRGKMLAAKPKFGIGRNRVEVQVVRNRNSWFFCWFKVVKLRSQVFKVYTESDTAKADAGSRTCAAVNEVWTQENAAAFNAGLKSMEKRKGILGSSAANANVVRRALADVSNVKSNSSRFVGVMPRRKLGFNGYIR; from the exons ATGAATCAAACAGACAGAACCTCTGCAACGGTCGACTGTTCATCTCCGAAGATGAGAATCCGAGAAGGGCAAGAGATATCTCCAGACGACGTCGTGGAAG AAATTGGATCATCGACAGAGCGGAGCGCTGTGGCACTTGAAAAGCGAGGCAAAATGCTGGCTGCTAAG CCCAAATTCGGCATAGGACGGAATCGGGTTGAAGTTCAAGTGGTGCGGAACCGCAATTCTTGGTTCTTCTGCTGGTTTAAAGTTGTG AAGTTAAGGTCCCAAGTTTTTAAGGTTTATACAGAAAGTGACACTGCTAAAGCTGATGCCGGGAGCAG GACTTGTGCAGCGGTTAACGAAGTATGGACTCAGGAGAACGCAGCTGCTTTTAACG CTGGGCTGAAAAGTATGGAGAAGCGAAAAGGCATACTTGGTAGTTCGGCAG caaatgcaaatgttgtaagAAGGGCATTGGCTGATGTCAGCAACGTCAAAAGCAATTCTTCTAGGTTTGTGGGGGTGATGCCTCGAAGAAAGTTG GGTTTCAATGGGTACATCCGTTAG
- the LOC103418647 gene encoding uncharacterized protein isoform X1, whose protein sequence is MNQTDRTSATVDCSSPKMRIREGQEISPDDVVEEIGSSTERSAVALEKRGKMLAAKPKFGIGRNRVEVQVVRNRNSWFFCWFKVVVKLRSQVFKVYTESDTAKADAGSRTCAAVNEVWTQENAAAFNAGLKSMEKRKGILGSSAANANVVRRALADVSNVKSNSSRFVGVMPRRKLGFNGYIR, encoded by the exons ATGAATCAAACAGACAGAACCTCTGCAACGGTCGACTGTTCATCTCCGAAGATGAGAATCCGAGAAGGGCAAGAGATATCTCCAGACGACGTCGTGGAAG AAATTGGATCATCGACAGAGCGGAGCGCTGTGGCACTTGAAAAGCGAGGCAAAATGCTGGCTGCTAAG CCCAAATTCGGCATAGGACGGAATCGGGTTGAAGTTCAAGTGGTGCGGAACCGCAATTCTTGGTTCTTCTGCTGGTTTAAAGTTGTGGtg AAGTTAAGGTCCCAAGTTTTTAAGGTTTATACAGAAAGTGACACTGCTAAAGCTGATGCCGGGAGCAG GACTTGTGCAGCGGTTAACGAAGTATGGACTCAGGAGAACGCAGCTGCTTTTAACG CTGGGCTGAAAAGTATGGAGAAGCGAAAAGGCATACTTGGTAGTTCGGCAG caaatgcaaatgttgtaagAAGGGCATTGGCTGATGTCAGCAACGTCAAAAGCAATTCTTCTAGGTTTGTGGGGGTGATGCCTCGAAGAAAGTTG GGTTTCAATGGGTACATCCGTTAG
- the LOC103455305 gene encoding transcription factor MYB98-like gives MELNKLRENLVSQIHVPLLAPENYVKPYTTKDEFLFEASSSSKGNYNYLQDFHHLDHQFQVNVSSSNPMFGTHTPCFDPYNDTSYPYDQNSSHQDVNFYECKPLNVAENNGAHGQVLDNLQGGSYLKFSTHHRLSNPLDHVVGTSSHMTATNFLPLDCSQDIKPVNFLVPDEVSCINNADQNVYYRKFGMNGKSRVTGVTRGSTVKGRKKSNVVKGQWTIEEDRLLIQLVEQFGVRKWSHIAQMLPGRIGKQCRERWHNHLRPDIKKDTWSEGEDKILIQAHAEIGNKWAEIAKRLPGRTENSIKNHWNATKRRQYSKRKCRSKYPRGSVLQEYIKSLNLDSASNGTGRQRKNSSANNNGVSTSTKAAAAAHQPQTNLEFSSANDQFVPSYNDFNEDPNFCFDENIFEEGCSIDSLLDDIPCAPDVGEKNSNFDGKNQIDYGNVDKGNFDEKGFDVEMQVDWESNEVKKEMDLVEMISQVN, from the exons ATGGAGCTCAACAAGCTCAGGGAAAACCTCGTCTCTCAAATTCACGTTCCGTTGCTCGCGCCGGAGAATTATGTCAAACCTTACACAACGAAAGATGAGTTTCTCTTTGAAGCGTCTTCGTCTTCAAAGGGAAACTACAATTACCTCCAAGATTTTCACCACCTTGATCATCAATTTCAGGTCAACGTCTCCTCTTCAAACCCTATGTTTGGGACCCACACCCCATGTTTTGATCCGTACAACGACACATCCTACCCGTACGATCAAAATTCATCTCATCAAGATGTGAACTTTTACGAATGTAAGCCTCTAAATGTTGCAGAAAACAATGGGGCCCATGGCCAAGTTTTGGACAATTTACAAGGTGGGTCCTACTTGAAATTCTCAACTCATCACAGATTATCAAATCCATTAGATCATGTGGTGGGAACTTCATCTCATATGACTGCAACTAATTTCCTGCCGTTGGATTGCTCTCAAGATATTAAACCCGTGAACTTTTTGGTGCCGGATGAGGTCTCCTGCATAAACAATGCAGACCAAAATGTGTACTACAGAAAATTTGGGATGAATGGTAAAAGCAGAGTTACCGGAGTAACAAGAGGGTCAACGGTGAAAGGTCGAAAGAAGTCAAATGTGGTCAAGGGTCAATGGACAATTGAGGAAGATAG GCTCTTAATTCAACTGGTTGAGCAATTTGGAGTGAGGAAATGGTCTCACATTGCTCAGATGTTGCCTGGGAGAATTGGGAAGCAATGTAGGGAGAGATGGCATAACCACCTAAGGCCTGACATCAAG AAGGACACATGGAGTGAGGGGGAGGACAAGATACTGATACAAGCTCATGCAGAAATAGGAAACAAGTGGGCAGAAATTGCAAAGAGACTGCCCGGAAGGACCGAAAACTCCATCAAAAACCACTGGAACGCAACGAAAAGGCGACAATATTCCAAGCGAAAATGTCGATCAAAGTACCCTAGAGGCTCCGTTCTGCAGGAATACATCAAGAGCTTAAACCTAGACTCGGCAAGCAACGGCACAGGGCGGCAGCGAAAGAACAGTTCAGCTAACAACAACGGTGTCAGCACCAGCACCAAAGCAGCTGCAGCTGCTCATCAGCCACAAACCAACCTGGAGTTTTCGTCCGCAAATGATCAGTTCGTTCCGAGCTACAACGATTTCAATGAGGACCCCAATTTTTGTTTTGACGAGAACATCTTCGAGGAAGGGTGTAGCATCGACTCTCTGCTCGATGACATCCCTTGCGCTCCTGATGTTGGTGAGAAGAACAGTAACTTTGATGGTAAAAATCAGATTGATTACGGTAATGTTGACAAGGGTAATTTTGATGAGAAGGGTTTTGATGTGGAGATGCAAGTGGATTGGGAGAGTAATGAAGTGAAGAAGGAGATGGATTTGGTGGAGATGATATCTCAAGTGAACTAA
- the LOC103455210 gene encoding GDSL esterase/lipase At5g62930-like isoform X1, which translates to MMRPEIVLFGDSITQQSFRPGGWGAALADSYSRKADVKVRGYGGYNTRWALFLLQHLFPLDSKKPPAAATIFFGANDAAVLGRTGERQHVPVEEYKENLRKIVLHLKECSPTILIVLITPPPVDEDGRNEFAQSLYGKDASGLPERTNEVTGVYAKKCIELAEEMGLRSINLWSAMQETEGWQKKFLSDGLHLTPEGNAVVHQEVVKVFSEAWLSAAEMPYDFPHHSEIDGKNPEKAFQQRCI; encoded by the exons aTGATGAGGCCCGAGATTGTATTGTTCGGAGACTCAATCACCCAACAATCCTTCCGACCAGGTGGCTGGGGCGCCGCTCTAGCTGATTCTTACTCCCGCaag GCCGATGTAAAAGTTCGTGGGTATGGCGGGTACAACACGAGATGGGCACTGTTCTTGCTGCAGCACCTCTTTCCTTTG GATTCTAAGAAACCTCCTGCTGCTGCCACAATTTTCTTTGGGGCCAATGACGCAGCTGTTTTAGGCAGAACAGGTGAACGGCAACATGTTCCCGTTGAAGAGTACAAGGAGAATCTCAGAAAAATTGTTCTTCATCTCAAG GAGTGTTCTCCCACCATTTTGATTGTGCTTATTACTCCACCACCTGTTGACGAGGATGGCCGTAATGAATTTGCGCA ATCTTTATATGGTAAGGATGCTAGTGGACTTCCAGAAAGGACGAATGAAGTGACAGGAGTTTATGCGAAGAAGTGCATTGAGCTAGCTGAGGAAATGGGTCTACGCTCCATCAATCTTTGGTCCGCAATGCAGGAAACGGAGGGTTGGCAGAAGAAATTTCTAAG TGACGGGTTGCACCTAACACCAGAAGGCAATGCTGTTGTCCACCAAGAAGTCGTCAAAGTTTTCAGTGAAGCATGGCTTTCTGCCGCGGAAATGCCTTATGATTTCCCTCACCACTCAGAAATTGATGGGAAGAACCCTGAGAAAGCTTTCCAGCAACGATGCATATAA